The DNA segment AGAGGAAAAAGCAGACTCTATTTTTGAAGGTATTGAAACAAGTTACGAAAGACTGAAAGCGCTGACTGCCCATGTGAAAAAACGACCGACTGTGTTTTCCGGAAAAATGCGGTCCGGGAGTTGGTATGTTCCCGGAGGAAATAGTTTTTATGCCCATTACTTTAGAGATGCTGGAGCTGATTATTTTATTAAAGATGATAAGCAAGGTGCTTACCCTTTAGATTTTGAAACGGTATATCATAAAGCTTCGGAATGTGATTATTGGCGTATTATTCATCCGGAAAAATCAGGATTAACACTGAATGATTTAAAAAAGCAAGATCCTAGATATGCAGATTTTAAGGCCTTTAAAGCTAAAAATGTGCTCTTGTGTAATATTAGGGAAAAACCTTATTATGAGCAGGTTGGTATGATGCCGGACGTACTGCTTGCTGATTATATTCACTATTTTCATCCGGAGTTATTGCCACATCATACACCTTATTTTTACGAAAAATTAAGATGATAAAGAAAATTGGGAGGATATCGTTTGTGATTATGCTGGCCATTGTTTTATTGGTGGTTTTAGCTTCACTTAATTTAGTGCTGGGTTCGGTTCATATTCCTTTGCATGAGGTAAAGACTATCTTGTTTACAGGAGGAGGAGCTAATCGGGTGTTTGAGAATATTATCTTAAAAACACGTCTGCCACAAACCATTGTTTCCATGGGAGCGGGGATGGCACTTGGGGTGGCAGGTTTGTTGATGCAGACGCTGTTTCGTAACCCATTGGCAGGACCGTCTGTATTGGGTATTTCTTCTGGTTCCAGTCTGGGTGTGGCTTTTGTGATGCTTTTTACCGGAAATATTTTAGGTTTTACTTTTACCAGTATGGGAGCCTGGGGAGATTTTGCAGTTATTTTTTCGTCCCTTTTGGGAGCTGCCGGCGTACTGGCTTTGATTTTATTTATATCGCATCGCATAGGAGGCACCTTAAGTGTATTGATAATTGGTGTTATGATCGGCTACCTGAGTAGTTCATTGGTTAGTCTTTTAAAATTCTATAGTCCTGAAGAGGATGTGCATAATTATGTTATATGGGGCTTGGGTAGTTTTAGCCGCTTGGCACCTGACAGAGCATCATTGTTTGGAGTGATAACCATTGTTCCTGCTCTTATGGCAACGTGGCTCAGCAAACCACTTAACTTATTAGCTTTGGGAGATCGCTATGCCACTAACCTGGGCTTGAATATAAAAAAAGCCAGGTTTTTTATTATTGC comes from the Saccharicrinis fermentans DSM 9555 = JCM 21142 genome and includes:
- a CDS encoding FecCD family ABC transporter permease codes for the protein MIKKIGRISFVIMLAIVLLVVLASLNLVLGSVHIPLHEVKTILFTGGGANRVFENIILKTRLPQTIVSMGAGMALGVAGLLMQTLFRNPLAGPSVLGISSGSSLGVAFVMLFTGNILGFTFTSMGAWGDFAVIFSSLLGAAGVLALILFISHRIGGTLSVLIIGVMIGYLSSSLVSLLKFYSPEEDVHNYVIWGLGSFSRLAPDRASLFGVITIVPALMATWLSKPLNLLALGDRYATNLGLNIKKARFFIIAFAGFMTAIVTSFCGPIIFIGVAVPHLAKLLSKTSNHFFLILNAALLGAATTLLCNLLARMPGVEQELPINSVTAFIGAPVVIWVIWKRRKENRME